One Deltaproteobacteria bacterium genomic window, CAGGTCAGGTGGTAAGGATATTCAGTCTGGAGTATACGAAGCGGTCTTCCCATACACGGGTACTATCACAATTCGTGCCAACTGCTCCGTGTGGGAAGAAAAGAAAAAAGGTGTCAGAGACAGGGGTGGGGGGTTCTTTTGTAAGTGTGAGGGAATCCAAGACCGTATGTCTGAACAGATTTTTGTTCGCATAAGATATATTATGTAAAGTCAAAGACACGTTCGCTGAGAAAACCTTAAGTTCTTGGGTTCATCCTGTATGAGTACCAGGATAAGAACCATACCCCACCATTCGTCATCGCGAACCGTATCCCGCCATCTGTCATCGTGCCTGTCCGCCATAGCCCGTAGGGCGACGGCGGAAGCGATCCCATGGGCGGCCGGCGGGCGCTGCTATGACCCTTTCGGCTCCGCCCGGGATTGCCGCGTCACTCTCGTCTATCTCGATGTTCCTCGCAATGACTTCGCTGGTCATTGAACGTTGAACATTGAACCTTGAACCTGTTTTACCTTATAGCCCATAGCCTATTGTCCGCTCTTCCCCTCTGGACACTGGACTCTGGACTGCTCTTCTTCTCTGGACACTGGACTGACGACTTACCGCGTTGAACATTGAACGTTGAACGTTGGACCTGTTTCATCCCGTTGAACCTTTTTATTATTCCCTCACTTCCAATTCCACCGGGGAAAAGGCCGTGACGTCAAAGAGACCCCTATCGGTGAGTTTCAGCTCCGGAATTACCGGCAGGGCGAGAAAAGACAGGATCATGAAAGGGTCTTCAAGCCGACACCCGGTTTTTCGTGCCCCCGATTTTACCTCCTTCAGTTCCATCATAAGGGAATCGGCATTCCCGTCGTAAAGAAGCCCCGATATGGGCAAAGGAAGCACGGTCACAGAGTCCCCATCAACCGCGACGGACAATCCGCCTCCATTATCGATAAGCGCGTTCACGGCCGCAGCAGCGCTGTGTGAATCAGCTGATACACAGATGATGTTGTGGGAGTCGTGTGCCACGCTGGACGCGATGGCCCCTCTCCTGAGGCCAAAACCCCTTACGAGTCCCATACCGCATCTGCCGCTGCCGTGGTGCCTTTCAAGGACAAACAATGACGCAAGGTCTTTTGAGGAATCGTGAAGAAAGAACCGATCCTGATCGGTCCTTATCTCTTCTATGGAACCTTTTGTCAGGAGCGAACCCGGGACAACCTCCATAACCCGTGCCATTGGGTTGGGGACTGAGAATAAAATCCTTAAATAATCATTGGTTATCATCTTTAAATTAATGGAGTTTCTCAATTTACTCCGGACCGATGCCTGCTCCATGGCGGGGAAAAACTCCCCATCCGATGACACCTGCTTACCGGACTTGAATACGGTCTTTATCTGGAATGATTTCATATCATCGAAAACCACCAGATCCGCCAGGTATCCCGGCGCCACCGCCCCCCGGTCACTTAAACCGAAGTGCTCCGCCGGATTAATGGTGATCATCCTTATTGCCTCAACCGGGTCGAGCCCACATTTGACGGCCTTTCTTAATAAAAGGTCCATATGTCCCGACTCCATGAGTTCATCCGGGTGACGGTCGTCCGTGACCAGCATGAAACGGTTGAAGTTTAGCGGCGTAACGGCTGGAAGAAGGTTTTCAAGGTCATGGGCGCTTGTTCCCTCTCTCATCATGATCCGTAATCCCAGGCGGACCTTCTCCCGGGCTTCCTCCGCATTTGTACATTCGTGGTCAGACCGTATCCCCGCGGCGGCGTAGGCGTTCAGAGGTTTGCCTGAGAGCATGGGGGCATGGCCGTCGATTGGTCTCCCTGCACTGGAAAGGATCTTTGCGATAACCGAATCATCGCCGTTGACCACACCTGGGAAATTCATGACCTCCGCCAATCCAATGACCCTTGGATGGTTGAAAAGGCGTTTTATTTCCCTGACGCCGATTACGGCGCCTGATGTTTCGAAGGTGGTTGCCGGAACGCACGAGGGGGCCATGAGATAAAGGTCAAGAGGGATCCCCTCACTGTCGGCCAGGATAAATTTGATCCCTTCCAGGCCCGATACATTGGCGATTTCATGGGGGTCCGCCACCATGCAGGTGGTTCCCCGCGGGACGATCAGCCTGGCCAACTCGCTTGGCCTGAGCATGGTGCTTTCGATGTGGAAGTGAGCCTCGATGAACCCGGGGGCAACGTACGAGCCTTCGAGGTCGATGACCTCATCCGCATCATATTCACCCAGACCGGCAATCCTGTCGTCCATAACAGCGATATCCGTTTTTTGGATCTCGCCCGTGAAGGTATTGATTAACCTTGCGTTTTTCAGGAGCAGGTGTGCCGGTTCATCCCCGCGGGAAACAGCCAGGAGTTTTTTCAGAAAGTCATCCATCAACTCCCCTCCCCCGGCACGCCGTAAAATGCCGTACCGCATTTTGGGCAGGCGCCGTCCTGTGAAAGGTTCGAGCTTATGAGGGTAAAACCGCTTCGTTCAAGGAGAAGATGACCGCAGTTGTGACATAAGGTCTGGTCGTTTCCCTGGGAGATATTCCCCAGGTAGGTGTATTTCAGGCCTTCGTTTCTTCCGGCCCTCTCAGCCCTCCGGAGGGAGCCCATAGGTGTTGGAGGACGATCCGTCATCTTATACGTCGGGAAAAACCGGGATATGTGCCACGGGATGAGCGGATCGATCGAGGCGATGAATTCCGCAATAAATCCAAGGGACCGCTCATCATCGTTCAGCCCTGGAATCAGGAGAGTCGTCACCTCTATCCAGACACCCGCCTCGTAAAGGGCCCTGATCGTCTCGAGGACAGGCTCCAGACGAGCGCCACAGACCTGATGATAGAAGTCATCCGTGGCTCCCTTCAGATCCACATTCGCCGCGTCAAGACAAGGTGTAACCATGTCAATGGCCTCTGGAGTCATGAAGCCGTTGGTTATGAAGACATTCTTCAGCCCTGCTTCCCTGCCCTGCCGACAGCAGTCCAGAGCATATTCCAGAAATATGGTCGGTTCGGTGTATGTATATGATATGGATCGGCATCCGGATGCCAGGGCCTTGTTTACAACTTCGTCAACTGTCCTGAATTGCCCCGGGATCGAGGTGTCATTGGGTGACAGGATGCTTATCTCGTAATTCTGGCAATGCCGACAGGACAGGTTGCAGCCGGCGGTTGCCACGGAGTATGAAACGCTTCCGGGAAGAAAATGATAAAGGGGTTTCTTCTCGATGGGATCGACATGTTCGGCAACCAGTTTCCCGTAAACCAGGGTGTAAAGGGTTCCCCCCCTGTTCTCACGGACCCGGCATATTCCCCTTTTCCCGGGCAATATCCTGCATCTGTGGGCGCACATCCGGCAATGGACCTGGTTGTCATCCCCTTTTTCGTAGAGAATCGCCTCGTGCTGCATTCCAGGAATACCCCTAGATCCCAACCGGTTCGAACCCCCGGCCGCATTTTGGACACCTGAAGCGAACCCTCTTTTTCCTGTAGATCTTCGCCACATCCACGGTGCCGACGGTTCCACATTTCGGGCAGGCCACCTTGAGGCGGGCGTTCCTGTCCATTGCCATTGTAGCGTCCCCGGGGGTGGAGGCAAAAAGGCTCACATCCTCCGCAGGCGACCTGGGAAGGACGATCTGCAATATGTGGCTTCCCAAGGTTATCGTGTCCCCATCCTTCAGGGTAAATTCCCTTGTATACTGGTTGTTTACGAGGATGCCATTGAGGCTGCCCATGTCCATGATAAATATTTTTCCGTCCCTCTCATCCAGGGAAGCGTGTTTTCTGGAAACACCGGGATCGTTGAGGAAAAGATCGGATCCGGGATCCCGGCCAACGACAAACGGGTATGAGGTAACACTGACTCTTTTCAAGGTTCTGGTCTGGTCGCGGACGATAATCTCGGGCATTGGCCTGGTATAATGTTTGAAGACGCCACCCTGATAGGCCGGCGGTCCCTCAAGATAGTCAGCGGCAGGCGTGGTTTGCAGGTTCTCGAAGACCCGGATCCTGATGGAATTGCCCTTTATCTGGCTGATCTCGATCCTTTTAAAAAGGTCCATCCAGTCCATCCCTGTCGAGGATTGGACGACCTGGTCGGAGAAATAGGCCTTTATGGCCTTTCCACCCTTGACGAAAGCCAAGCTGAAGCGGCCATCCTGGATCAGCGCTACGAGCGAATCCTTTCGTCCTTCCATGAGACCCACCACCAGGTGTTCTATCTTTATGTGTTCGGCGGCTCCTTCCGTTTCAGGGGAGCGTTCCTGAAGGACAAGGATCGACTTCATCAGCACAGGATCGGTCTGAATGAAGGAAAGGCGGGTCTGTGAATTCTGCGCGAGGTAAACAAAGAACTCCCTTATCCCGGTCCCCTGAAGATCCCCGACCGGTGATATCTTCCCGGCAGCATAGGGTTTTCTCTGAAAAAACAGGACATATCTACGGAATGAATCACCGGGGGAAACTGATGTGATGCAGAAACCATACTCCATCAGGGACATTATCCCCTCCCCTTTTAGTATTCGGTCGAACACGTCGGGGTCCGGATGAACGTCCTTAAGCAGTGCGGATGCGAACGGGAAAGGAATCATCTTGCCCACATTAGCCCACAGTACGGCTGTTGACAAGGGTCGGCTCGACCCTTAGAATGCCGGCCTGATGGAGGATATGTCTATTGGCCGATTTTACACCTGAGGAGGTTTTACAGAAGAAGGGATCAGGCGAAAGCCTGGCGGGCCTGAATCTGGTCAGGATCTCCCTGAAGGGGAAAGATCTGGCCGGGGTGGACCTGCACGAAGCCAATCTGCAGTATGCCGACCTTTCCAACGTTGACCTGAGCCGGGCCAACCTCTCAGGCGCGGATCTTTCTTATGCCAACCTGAGTGGGGCCAGGCTCAGGGGCGCTAACATGGAGAAGGCCCGTATGGTCGCCGCAGAGATGATCAATACCGACCTCAGAGAGTCGAACCTTTCCGGCACGGTGGTGGACGACGCCAGATTACCCGGGTGCGACCTATCAGCCTCCAACCTTTCAGGGGCTACCATGAGACGCTCCGAGGCACGGGATATCAATGCCAACGGCGCCGTTATGGATGGTGTTGACATGGAGGAATCCCGGTTGGACGGCGCCTCCTTGAGAGGCGCTTCCCTTATTGGAGCAAACCTTACGGGCGCAGTCCTGACCGGGGCCGACCTGTCGGGAGCGGACCTGAAAAAAGGGACCCTCATCCGTGTGGATTTCAGTAAATCGAGGCTTTGCTCGACCGGGTTTGTGGAGGCGAATCTCATGAATTCCACTCTTAAAGCGGTCCAGGCACCGGCCGCCGATTTCTCCCTCGCAAACCTTACGGGGGTGAACCTCACGGATGCCGGCGTCCAGAAGGCCATTTTTCGAAGTGCCGAGATGACCCATGCAGAACTTTCCAATGCAGATTGTGCCGAGAGTGATTTCAGCTACTCCAGAATGTCCTACGTCACCGCGGAAGGGGCGAACCTGACAAAGTGTTTCTTCGTTGGAACTACGCTCACCGATGCCAGGATGAAGAAGTGCCGGATGGGGGGAGCTGACATGAGAGATGCCATCGTAGCCGGGTGCAGCCTCTTAGGCTCGGATCTTTCAGGCGCAAACCTTCAAAACGCCGACCTCTCGAGGGCTATTGTGACAGGGGCCGATTTTTCAAGGGCCGACATGACCGGGGCCAACATTGTGGGTACCGATCTGCGGGATGCCAAGCTTGAAGGGACACGACACCCGGGAGCCGGCTAAAACACGTATCCCAGTCCAGAGTCTAGCGTCCAGAGTCCAAAGTGGAAAAGCAGGCTATAGGCTGTAGGGTAAAGCAAGTTCAACGTCTAACGAGAGAAAAACGTTCAACGTTCAATGTCCAAAGGGGAAAAGCAGACACGGTGACGCAGTCCAAGTGTCAAAGTATGGAAGTATCGAGGTGCCCAGACCCAAGATCCCAGATCCCAAGCCCTGCACTCTGGACTTTCGACTCTGGACTCTGGACTATAACTCTTAGCCCTACTGTTTCAGTACTGTTTTAAGTTCCATCAGGGCCGTTCCCACATCCTGGAAACGGTTATTCACGTCTTTCTCCATACACTTGAGAATGAATCCTGACAACGCCGGCGGAATCGAGGGGTTGAATTTTTCAGGCGGCGGGGGTGCTGTGTGAACGTGATGGTACATGACGTCCCCCTCCTTGAACGGAACGGTGCCCGTAAGAAATTCATAGATGGTGACGCCGACAGCATACAGGTCGGCCCGGTGGTCGACCTGTCCGCCAAGGATCTGTTCCGGCGACATGTAGAAAGGGGTTCCGGCCATCTGCGTATGGGTCTTTCTACCCTCCGCGATGGCCCTTGCAAGTCCGAAATCGGTGATCTTCACGAGTTTTTCATCCCTTGACCAGAGGAGGTTGGCGGGTTTGATGTCCCTGTGGACGATGCCCTTGCTGTGGGCGTATGCCAACGCACGCAGGACCTGACCCGCGATGACAAGCGCCGGTTTCAATTCGAACATTCCCTGTTTTTCAAGAATCTCCTTAAGGGAGTCGCCATCGACAAACTCCATGACAATATAGTACTCGCCTCTTTTCTGATCGGCATCGTAGATGACAACGATGTTGGGATGGGAGAGCCTGGCCGCTGATTTCGCCTCCCTCAGGAACATCTCCAGAACCCTCTGGTTTCTCTGAGCCTGCGGCGGCAATATCTTATAGGCCACGATCCTGTCGAGCAGGGTATCCCTCGCCTTGTAAACAACTCCCATCCCCCCCCTGCCGACCTCCTCGACGATCTCGTATCGACCGTCTTTTGCCGACGTCCCGGATCCACCGGCGACCATGGTAGCGTCTGGGGGGGGGGACTGGTCGCCGATAAGCCTGCCCTGTCCCGGGGAAGAGGCCCCCAGGAGGGCTTTCATGGAGGTCACCTGGTCCTTTACGTCCCTGTAATGGTAATCCACAAGAAGGATCTTTTCCAGAATCGATACCGCCCCATGGAGTTGACCGTCTTCCTTCAGGGACGCGGCGTACCTGTAAAAGGAATCCAGATTATCCCGCCGGGGATTCTCATCCGCGATGGCCTTCTGGTAGGCGGCAATGGCCAGGGACCACATCCTCTGGCCGAAAAAGAGTTCTCCCAGGAGGCGGTTGGCTTCGGCGTAATCCGGGCTGGTCTTTTCAACCTTCTGCAGAGCCTCCGTGGCATCCTCTTCCTTGCCCAAAGATATGAGGGATCGTGCAGCCTGAAAGAAGGCGCCGGCATCAAGAAGCGCCCGGGCCTCCTGTTCCGTTTCCCCCAAGTCCCGAAAAATCCGGGCCGCATCCTCGGCCCGGCCGCCGGCCAGAAGGAGATTCGCCGCATCGGAAGATTTTCCCAACTCGATGAGAAGATCCGCGGCCGAACGATGATCATCCGCTTTTCCGAAAGCTTCAACCGCCCTTTCTTTCTCCCCGGCGGCGACGAAAATCTCAGCGGCTCTCCTCCACTCTCCAATACGCCCGAGCAGCTCCGCGGCCTTGATTGTCTGGCCTTCATCCAGAAGGGCTTGGGCAACATCCAGCCCTCCTTCTTCTGGTGTGTCGGATGATCCCAGGATGCGGGCAGCCGATGCCGCGTCCTTGGCCTTCATGTAGAGTTCAGACGCCTTTCGACCCTTACCCAATTCCTCATAGAGTCTGGCAGCCTGCTTGAAGTGCCCACCGGTTTCAAGAACCTTTGCGGCTTTTCCTCTCTGGTTGGCCTGAAGGAGGCTAAAGGAGGCAAGGGCGGCCAGGTTTTTAGAGACACGGTCCTCCTCAGGGGCGACGGATGGATCCCTTCGGCTCACCCTTTCCTGCAGGGCCCTGACCATGCGGGGCGCGGCCCTGGAATGCTCACCAGCCTCGGCCAGAAGTTCTCCCGCTTTCTGGTGATGACCTGTCTTGGAGTAAAACTCAGCCGCCCGCGGGGAGTTTCCCCCTTTTTCGAAAAGAAGGGCCGCCTCATGGAAACGATCAACCTTAACCAGGTTTTCCGCGGCCTGAATGAAGTCCTTTGTTCTTGCGAAAAATTCGGCCGCCTGGCCATAGGCGCCTATCCTCACCAGACATTCCGCCGCGTTGGCATAGTCGTTCATGGCCACACAGGACTCGGAAGCCTTTTCATATTCGCCCACTTTGACAAAAGCCTCGGCCGATTCCCTGAAGCGCCCGGCAGAGGCGTAGAGGGCCCCGGCCTCGGCGTGATTCCCCTTTTTCTCGGCTTTTTTTGCTTTTTTGATAAAAAAACGGGCGGGACGGTCCGCCGGAGGTTTGTCCTCACGGTTCCTGAATGCAAAGAGGATGAGGCAGAGAAGCGAAAGCCCCCCCGCGGTCACCGCGATTGTGTCCGTGGGCCCAAGTGCCCAGGGTGAGGGAATGGAATGTCGGGCGAGAAAGGCCTCGATCGCGGCTTGATAGCTGGAAATAGCGGACATGGGCTGGGATTATAGGATAAAACAGGTCCAACGTCCAACGAGGAAAATAACGTTCAAGGTTCAATGTGAAAAACAAGCTGTAAGCTGTAGGCTATAGGTGTAGGTAAGGGCAGTATGGGTATCGAAGAACCTCAAATCTCAAACTTTATTTTTTGGTTCATCCGGTTAATGCGTACCTTATATTATTATTTTGCCGTCATTGCGAGGAGCATCGAGGGAGACGAGAGTGACGCGGCAATCCCGGGCGACTTGTCGCGGCGAAGTTCGAAGAACGAAGACGGAAGCCGAAAAGGTCATTGCGGCGCCCTCCGGCCGCTATGGGATCGCTTCGCATGGGTTACAGCTCGCGATGACAAATGGCGGGATACGGTTCGCGATGACAAATTGGGGTATGGTCCTCATCCAGGTACTCATTTCCAGGATGAATCTTACTTTAAAACCCTTCTTTGCAACCCCGTGGTGCAGCCTGCGAGGGGCTGTACTGTGGTGGAATAAGGGGGTTTGCGGGCGGAAATTCTACCGGAACAGATGCAGCATGAGGAATGTTCCGAACAGCTGAAGTCCTACCAGGCTGCTGGTATAGATTTTGGCAGGCCGGGTCACAATGGACGTTTTCCTCTCCCGGATCGCGGCGAAAATGCTTTCCTGGTCGGGGTCGGATTCAATGACAGTGAAAGTATAGTCGAGCTGTTTGAGGGAATGAGCGTCTGAAAGGCCCAGGATGGGGAGATTATTTTTAGAGGCAAAGGACTGGGCTTTATGGTTGAAGTTGACCTTTTTCGTGTATAGATGTGAATACTCCACCGCATCGAACAGGCTCGAAAAACGCTCAAGAAGGGTTCCAATGCAGTTATAGTTGGGATAGAAAGGATGCGGTGCGACAACAAACGCCCCATCAGCCCTGATCCTCTTCAGGTCGAAGAAGGTCATTCTGTCCCACTTTGTATCCATTTTATCCACGCCGTAAATGAGAACATGTTTTCCCATTACAGTGGCCTCAACACCGGGGATCAAAAGTATCCCACGCGTGAAGGCATACTGCGCCAACCGCTCGCTGTAGGTAACGATGTTATGATTGGTAATGGAGATGACCTGGTAGCCTTTTTCCGCGGCCCTGTCTATCAGCTCCTCAGCCGTATAATTCAGCTGATGCCTGGGATCTTCCCTGGTATGAATGTGCAAATCGCATTTAAGTCGCATTGTGTGTTGGTGACCTCGTTTAGTCCAAAGTGTTGAGCCCGAAGTTCATAAAAAAACGCCTAGTCAATAACAAATCCGGAATGGGTTGTCAATCAAAGTTCCCACCGGTCTTTTTCAGGAGGGCGTTCGTCATATCGAAACGGCTTTTCCCTTCTGTATCCTGCAATATCACCCATCTTTCGGGTCCAGTATCCAACAATCTTTTTTCTTTTCCATACAAGGATCATCCCCAGAACAAGCAGCCCGGCCAGCGGAAAGTATTGACCGATCCCATCCTTTCCAGCTTTTGTCGGGCCTCCATCGACGTGTTTTCCGGCGCCCGGCATAGTCCCTCGCAACACGGCTACCAGCCTGCGAAAAACCCATGCCTCACGTCCGTCATCCAGGGTGATGCGGCACCAGAGGCCCTCAAGACTCACGAGCGGATATTCCTCACCCGCCTCTGCCTGGAAGAGAACGGGAAATGTTGTGCCCGGGCCTTGCCTTACGTTGACGACACTGCCTTCGATCCGGATGTAATCAGCCTGGACGACACTTGGGTAGATGAGGGTTGTCAGGAGGAATAACAGCAGCAGAAACCTTTGGGATCTAAAGTTAAACATCTGGTTATGAAATCTAGTATTTAGGATGCCCATTGTCAAGGGAATGAGTTGAAGGAGTTTCTCTCCACAGCGCAAGCAGGGCCAGGTATCCTGCAATCCCTACGGCGCCTCCAAAGGGGAAGACACTCCTTATGCCCCATCTATCCGCCATGAAACCGCCTATGATGGGTCCCAGCATGGTGCCAAGGCTCAGTGATGTGTTGTATAACCCCATGACGGATCCCATACCCCTTTCATGCCCTATCCTTACCGCCAGGGCCGATCCCGCCGGTACAATGAAAGCTCCTGCAAGCCCCATGGCAAGGAAGATGATGATCATCTCCCTGAAGCTGTGAGCCCATGAGATGCCGGCAACTGCCAAGGCGGCGGTGACGCTTCCGAAAAAGATACTCTTCAGATGGCCGAAACGGTCCGACAGATGTCCCAATGGGGCCTGGAGCAAGGTTGTAATGACGGTGTTCACTGAAAGGAGCACTCCCACCTGAAAGGAGGACAGGTGAAGCTCCCCGATGGCGAAGAGGGGCATAAGGACCCACGCAAAACCGATGCCGATGGCTCGACTGAAACGGAAGATCAAAAGGCCCGCCAGGTCCGCTGTCCGGAACCGTTGGTGTTCTCCGGACGGGCCCTTTTTAACTTTTCGCATTCCAGGCCATGGGTGCTCGTCGGCGGGAAGAGTTACTATGACGACAATGAGGGCCGTCAGGGACAGAATACCCATTCCATAAAAAGCGGCGTCCATGGAGTAGCGGTCCCTGAGGTACCCACCGATAAGCGGTCCGCCCCCAAGACCGGCGAAGAATGCTGATGTAAAGGTCCCCATAACGAACCCTTCCTTGCCGTTGGGGGCAAGATCTCCGATGTAGGACAGGGCCACGGGCAGTATCATGGCGGCGGCGATGCCCTGGAGAAAACGCACAAGCATCAGCTGGACCATTCCGTCTGCGGCAGCGTAAAGAGGGGAGACTGCAGTAAAGAGGACCAGCCCGGTAACGATGAACACCTTTCTGCCTATGCGGTCGGACAGATATCCGACGGGCGTCATAAAAATGGTCCTCGATGCGGAGTAGGCCCCGAACACAATACCGAGGGTCAGCGCGCTCGTGGCAAAACGGTCCACATAGGAGGGCAGTATCGGGCTCAGAATCCCCAGGCCCAGGGACGATATGAAGATGGAAGCGTAAAGTGAGAGAAAAATCCTTTTGAATGGGGACATTCTTATCAGGGCAGGTTCCTCACGATGATTCCCTTTACCTCCTCCAGGAGCCTGTCACGGTCATTGTAGGTCATTTGGGAAGTGGCGACCGGCTTATCAATGATAACCTCGGCCACCCCACCCCATGAGGTTGAACCGGCCTTGGGCATGGCATCCCGGGTCCCCCTTACGGTAACCGGCAGTACCGGCAAACCGGCCTGAATGGCAAGGACAAAGGCCCCCTTTTTAAATGGAAGCAGTTTGCCGTCCGGGGATCTGGTGCCCTCCGGGGCGATAACCACCGAAACGCCCGTACGGGTCATCATGTCACCCGCCATCGTAAAAGCGGCTGTGGCGACGGCGTGGTCTTTCCGGTCGATGAAGAAATGCCCCATTCTTTTTGCGGCCTGCCCGAAAATGGGAATTCTGCTCAGCTCGACCTTCCCGACAAGCCGGAGCTGAAGAGGAAGGGCAAAAATAATCAGGGGTATATCCAACTGACTCTGATGGTTCATGACCACGACGAAAGGGCCGGTTTCCCCTGAGAGGATCTCCAATCCTCTTATGAAAACCCTTATACCCGCGATCCTGAGGACGGTCCTGGCCCAGGTCCGGGTGCACACCCTGTGGATCATGAACCCACCCCTGTCGAAAAAACTGAATACGATGGCGACGGCGGAAATAAGAAGGGTAAATGGATAGATGAACAGCAGGGAACGGATGGCGACCATGTAACTGGATACAGCACGCATGGGGCAAATCTATCACCACCACGATGCGGAGTAAAGCGGGGAGGATCGGGTGTCGCCCCGGAAGCTACACGAGCATCTGAATGGTTCCGGTGAGTTCTCTGAACGGAATGGGTTTCGTGAAGGTCTTAAACGCTCCCGCGTCCTCTGCCGCCCGGACCATGTTCGAAGAGTCGTTTGCCGTAATAACGAGAACAATGAGAGCGGGGTAACGTTTGATTGCCTTTCTTATGAGTTCCACCCCATCCATTCCCGGCATCATCAGGTCGGTTATGAGAATACAGATGGGTTCCGCCTCCAGGATCTCCAGAGCACGCACACCGCCGTTCGCCTCGAAAGCCTCAAATCCCTCAGCCTCAAGGTATCGGCGCACAGACCAACGCACCAGTTGTTCGTCATCGACAACCAGTATTTTCCTGCTGAGATGGCACATCCCGGACTGCTCTCCAGCAAGAAGTGCGCCATTTTCTGCAACGGACAGTATAAATATTCTTATTGTTTTTAATGGCTTACGAACAATACAAAATTGAAATAACGGTCGGTAAGCGTCAAATGACCCTGTTATGGGGTTATCACCCACAATTTGCGGAAATTATTGATGACTTCGCAAAAAGCCATTCATGGACTTTTTACGAC contains:
- the ade gene encoding adenine deaminase, which codes for MDDFLKKLLAVSRGDEPAHLLLKNARLINTFTGEIQKTDIAVMDDRIAGLGEYDADEVIDLEGSYVAPGFIEAHFHIESTMLRPSELARLIVPRGTTCMVADPHEIANVSGLEGIKFILADSEGIPLDLYLMAPSCVPATTFETSGAVIGVREIKRLFNHPRVIGLAEVMNFPGVVNGDDSVIAKILSSAGRPIDGHAPMLSGKPLNAYAAAGIRSDHECTNAEEAREKVRLGLRIMMREGTSAHDLENLLPAVTPLNFNRFMLVTDDRHPDELMESGHMDLLLRKAVKCGLDPVEAIRMITINPAEHFGLSDRGAVAPGYLADLVVFDDMKSFQIKTVFKSGKQVSSDGEFFPAMEQASVRSKLRNSINLKMITNDYLRILFSVPNPMARVMEVVPGSLLTKGSIEEIRTDQDRFFLHDSSKDLASLFVLERHHGSGRCGMGLVRGFGLRRGAIASSVAHDSHNIICVSADSHSAAAAVNALIDNGGGLSVAVDGDSVTVLPLPISGLLYDGNADSLMMELKEVKSGARKTGCRLEDPFMILSFLALPVIPELKLTDRGLFDVTAFSPVELEVRE
- the amrS gene encoding AmmeMemoRadiSam system radical SAM enzyme, whose product is MQHEAILYEKGDDNQVHCRMCAHRCRILPGKRGICRVRENRGGTLYTLVYGKLVAEHVDPIEKKPLYHFLPGSVSYSVATAGCNLSCRHCQNYEISILSPNDTSIPGQFRTVDEVVNKALASGCRSISYTYTEPTIFLEYALDCCRQGREAGLKNVFITNGFMTPEAIDMVTPCLDAANVDLKGATDDFYHQVCGARLEPVLETIRALYEAGVWIEVTTLLIPGLNDDERSLGFIAEFIASIDPLIPWHISRFFPTYKMTDRPPTPMGSLRRAERAGRNEGLKYTYLGNISQGNDQTLCHNCGHLLLERSGFTLISSNLSQDGACPKCGTAFYGVPGEGS
- a CDS encoding FHA domain-containing protein, with protein sequence MIPFPFASALLKDVHPDPDVFDRILKGEGIMSLMEYGFCITSVSPGDSFRRYVLFFQRKPYAAGKISPVGDLQGTGIREFFVYLAQNSQTRLSFIQTDPVLMKSILVLQERSPETEGAAEHIKIEHLVVGLMEGRKDSLVALIQDGRFSLAFVKGGKAIKAYFSDQVVQSSTGMDWMDLFKRIEISQIKGNSIRIRVFENLQTTPAADYLEGPPAYQGGVFKHYTRPMPEIIVRDQTRTLKRVSVTSYPFVVGRDPGSDLFLNDPGVSRKHASLDERDGKIFIMDMGSLNGILVNNQYTREFTLKDGDTITLGSHILQIVLPRSPAEDVSLFASTPGDATMAMDRNARLKVACPKCGTVGTVDVAKIYRKKRVRFRCPKCGRGFEPVGI
- a CDS encoding pentapeptide repeat-containing protein yields the protein MADFTPEEVLQKKGSGESLAGLNLVRISLKGKDLAGVDLHEANLQYADLSNVDLSRANLSGADLSYANLSGARLRGANMEKARMVAAEMINTDLRESNLSGTVVDDARLPGCDLSASNLSGATMRRSEARDINANGAVMDGVDMEESRLDGASLRGASLIGANLTGAVLTGADLSGADLKKGTLIRVDFSKSRLCSTGFVEANLMNSTLKAVQAPAADFSLANLTGVNLTDAGVQKAIFRSAEMTHAELSNADCAESDFSYSRMSYVTAEGANLTKCFFVGTTLTDARMKKCRMGGADMRDAIVAGCSLLGSDLSGANLQNADLSRAIVTGADFSRADMTGANIVGTDLRDAKLEGTRHPGAG
- a CDS encoding protein kinase → MSAISSYQAAIEAFLARHSIPSPWALGPTDTIAVTAGGLSLLCLILFAFRNREDKPPADRPARFFIKKAKKAEKKGNHAEAGALYASAGRFRESAEAFVKVGEYEKASESCVAMNDYANAAECLVRIGAYGQAAEFFARTKDFIQAAENLVKVDRFHEAALLFEKGGNSPRAAEFYSKTGHHQKAGELLAEAGEHSRAAPRMVRALQERVSRRDPSVAPEEDRVSKNLAALASFSLLQANQRGKAAKVLETGGHFKQAARLYEELGKGRKASELYMKAKDAASAARILGSSDTPEEGGLDVAQALLDEGQTIKAAELLGRIGEWRRAAEIFVAAGEKERAVEAFGKADDHRSAADLLIELGKSSDAANLLLAGGRAEDAARIFRDLGETEQEARALLDAGAFFQAARSLISLGKEEDATEALQKVEKTSPDYAEANRLLGELFFGQRMWSLAIAAYQKAIADENPRRDNLDSFYRYAASLKEDGQLHGAVSILEKILLVDYHYRDVKDQVTSMKALLGASSPGQGRLIGDQSPPPDATMVAGGSGTSAKDGRYEIVEEVGRGGMGVVYKARDTLLDRIVAYKILPPQAQRNQRVLEMFLREAKSAARLSHPNIVVIYDADQKRGEYYIVMEFVDGDSLKEILEKQGMFELKPALVIAGQVLRALAYAHSKGIVHRDIKPANLLWSRDEKLVKITDFGLARAIAEGRKTHTQMAGTPFYMSPEQILGGQVDHRADLYAVGVTIYEFLTGTVPFKEGDVMYHHVHTAPPPPEKFNPSIPPALSGFILKCMEKDVNNRFQDVGTALMELKTVLKQ
- a CDS encoding PHP domain-containing protein: MRLKCDLHIHTREDPRHQLNYTAEELIDRAAEKGYQVISITNHNIVTYSERLAQYAFTRGILLIPGVEATVMGKHVLIYGVDKMDTKWDRMTFFDLKRIRADGAFVVAPHPFYPNYNCIGTLLERFSSLFDAVEYSHLYTKKVNFNHKAQSFASKNNLPILGLSDAHSLKQLDYTFTVIESDPDQESIFAAIRERKTSIVTRPAKIYTSSLVGLQLFGTFLMLHLFR
- a CDS encoding SH3 domain-containing protein; the protein is MFNFRSQRFLLLLFLLTTLIYPSVVQADYIRIEGSVVNVRQGPGTTFPVLFQAEAGEEYPLVSLEGLWCRITLDDGREAWVFRRLVAVLRGTMPGAGKHVDGGPTKAGKDGIGQYFPLAGLLVLGMILVWKRKKIVGYWTRKMGDIAGYRREKPFRYDERPPEKDRWEL